A genomic window from Candidatus Nitrospira nitrificans includes:
- a CDS encoding VanZ family protein: MRRCTELKPKSRVLWFLLAVLSIAPLLPLSNFVGHPHWDHIRWIPFQDFALSRNMLKDIVGNTLWFMMLGYLLHYRLNKDSRALRTIATITAIAGGISLSIEFFQVFCHNRIASITDVICNVLGAGLGGYLAEKQRADSYRTMTSNVAMEGEGSKTIR; this comes from the coding sequence ATGAGGCGTTGCACGGAATTGAAGCCGAAGAGCCGAGTGCTGTGGTTCTTACTGGCCGTCCTCTCTATCGCTCCCCTGCTCCCATTGAGCAATTTTGTCGGACATCCGCACTGGGACCACATTCGTTGGATCCCTTTTCAAGATTTTGCTCTTTCGCGGAACATGCTGAAGGACATCGTCGGTAACACGCTCTGGTTTATGATGCTCGGCTATCTGCTTCACTACCGACTGAATAAGGATTCACGCGCTCTCCGGACCATTGCCACGATCACCGCCATCGCAGGCGGCATCTCGCTGTCGATTGAATTCTTCCAAGTCTTCTGCCACAACCGCATCGCTTCGATAACGGACGTGATATGCAATGTGCTCGGCGCCGGTCTCGGTGGGTACCTTGCTGAGAAACAGCGTGCCGACAGCTACAGGACGATGACCAGCAACGTGGCTATGGAAGGTGAAGGGTCAAAAACGATTCGATAG
- a CDS encoding HI0074 family nucleotidyltransferase substrate-binding subunit, which translates to MTTRLDSFATAITRFSEALNAPATDLTRDAAIQRFEFCFELAWKVIQERARTEGLDCQSPKGCLKLAYKNSWINDEAGWLAMLEDRNRTAHTYDETLAKDVYRRLPAHLPLLLALNTYLRGAQT; encoded by the coding sequence ATGACCACAAGACTCGACAGCTTCGCCACAGCCATTACACGGTTCAGCGAAGCCCTCAACGCTCCCGCAACCGATCTCACACGAGACGCCGCCATTCAACGGTTTGAGTTTTGCTTCGAGTTGGCCTGGAAAGTGATTCAAGAACGAGCACGGACGGAAGGACTCGACTGCCAATCTCCAAAAGGCTGCCTCAAGCTGGCTTACAAGAACAGCTGGATCAACGACGAAGCCGGATGGCTGGCCATGCTTGAAGATCGGAACCGCACCGCCCACACCTATGACGAAACGCTCGCCAAAGATGTGTATCGCCGACTTCCTGCGCATCTGCCGCTGCTGCTGGCATTGAACACCTACCTACGAGGCGCACAGACATAG
- a CDS encoding putative toxin-antitoxin system toxin component, PIN family, translating to MNVVVDTNVLIAGLLSPFGPPGEIIRMIATGTLRVCYDARILTEYDEVLARPRFRFHPGHVQALLDQIKAEGLSVAGHPLPTRLPDPTDEPFLETALAGKADCLITGNAKHFPFGKRQGIAVLSPREFLDRYRDGQKTR from the coding sequence GTGAACGTAGTGGTCGACACGAATGTGCTTATTGCAGGGCTACTGTCTCCGTTTGGACCACCCGGTGAAATTATCAGAATGATCGCCACGGGTACTTTACGTGTGTGCTACGATGCCAGAATACTCACAGAGTATGACGAGGTTCTTGCCAGACCAAGGTTCAGATTTCATCCCGGGCACGTTCAGGCATTGCTCGACCAGATAAAAGCAGAGGGATTGAGCGTCGCAGGGCATCCATTGCCAACCAGACTTCCTGATCCCACCGATGAACCCTTTCTAGAAACTGCTCTCGCTGGAAAGGCCGACTGCCTGATTACAGGAAATGCCAAACATTTTCCATTTGGCAAACGTCAAGGGATAGCCGTGCTTTCGCCTCGGGAATTTCTCGATCGCTACCGTGATGGACAAAAGACAAGATAG
- a CDS encoding YcbK family protein, protein MNTTDQSKWIWTRRAFLQISLVGTLLLSDRLVGPQPVQARELPEGRLTLVNVWTNERLDVTYRDEDGNYDLPALDDVNYLLRCHYTGEVGAIDVRVLEHVNLVQAKLGSRQEIHVISGFRSPEYNAMLVRTDRHVAKNSLHMQGQAIDLLIPGVPTTKLRQAALELQYGGIGSYKRSSYVHLDSGPFRHW, encoded by the coding sequence GTGAACACTACAGATCAGTCCAAATGGATCTGGACCAGGCGAGCGTTTCTTCAGATTTCCTTGGTGGGCACTCTCTTACTGAGTGACCGGTTAGTCGGCCCGCAGCCGGTACAGGCTCGTGAGCTTCCAGAAGGCAGGCTGACGTTGGTGAACGTGTGGACCAATGAGCGGTTGGATGTCACCTACCGAGACGAAGATGGGAACTATGATCTCCCGGCGCTCGATGATGTGAATTACCTCTTGCGCTGCCATTACACGGGTGAGGTCGGCGCTATTGATGTGCGTGTACTGGAGCATGTGAATTTGGTGCAAGCGAAACTCGGTAGTCGGCAAGAGATTCATGTGATTTCAGGGTTTCGGTCTCCCGAGTACAACGCCATGTTGGTTCGGACGGATCGACATGTCGCCAAGAACAGCTTACACATGCAGGGACAAGCGATTGATCTTTTGATCCCCGGTGTTCCCACCACGAAGCTTCGCCAAGCCGCGCTTGAACTGCAGTACGGAGGGATCGGCTCCTACAAACGTTCGAGCTACGTGCATTTGGATTCAGGCCCCTTCCGGCATTGGTAG
- a CDS encoding cupin domain-containing protein, producing the protein MSYLTRQKFAVPLDRDLVAHDWRRRGYACDMFTDPPGREWNDFVHMTNELVTVMDGRLRLIIDGEEIIAEPGDEVFIPQGVRHSVKNVSSFTTRWLYGYD; encoded by the coding sequence ATGTCCTACCTCACCCGCCAGAAATTTGCGGTTCCCCTCGACCGTGATCTGGTCGCCCACGACTGGCGCCGGCGCGGCTACGCCTGCGATATGTTTACCGATCCACCCGGCAGAGAGTGGAATGATTTCGTCCATATGACGAACGAGCTGGTGACCGTGATGGATGGGAGGCTCAGGCTCATCATCGACGGAGAAGAGATCATCGCGGAGCCGGGCGACGAAGTGTTTATTCCTCAAGGAGTCCGCCATTCCGTCAAGAATGTCTCCTCTTTCACGACCCGTTGGTTGTATGGGTATGATTAG
- a CDS encoding type II toxin-antitoxin system Phd/YefM family antitoxin gives MKFITVRDLRGRSGQVWTKLAREREVILTSNGKPIAILSAVSEDTLEESLTAVRRARAVAAVEKMQRQSIQFGTDKIPLREIAAEIRATRKTHRR, from the coding sequence ATGAAATTCATCACCGTACGGGACTTGCGCGGTCGTTCTGGGCAAGTATGGACCAAGCTCGCTCGTGAACGAGAGGTCATTCTCACATCAAACGGCAAGCCGATCGCTATTCTCTCCGCCGTCTCGGAAGATACCCTTGAAGAGTCACTGACAGCCGTCAGACGCGCGAGAGCCGTAGCTGCTGTGGAGAAGATGCAACGGCAGTCCATCCAATTCGGGACGGACAAAATTCCTTTGAGAGAAATCGCCGCCGAGATCAGAGCAACTCGAAAGACTCACCGCCGGTGA
- a CDS encoding nucleotidyltransferase domain-containing protein, giving the protein MISEEFLARPRQIAREVATLARCVLGSDIEVIWFGSWPKGMAHSHADIDIAVSGCAKFPPERLAELRIGIEDMATLHEIDLVDLHTVGKRFQQEILRHGIRL; this is encoded by the coding sequence ATGATTTCTGAAGAGTTTCTCGCCCGACCCCGACAAATCGCTCGAGAGGTCGCCACACTTGCTCGATGCGTGCTGGGCTCTGACATTGAGGTCATTTGGTTCGGTTCGTGGCCGAAAGGTATGGCTCACTCCCATGCCGACATTGATATCGCCGTTTCCGGATGTGCGAAATTTCCCCCTGAACGACTCGCTGAACTCCGTATCGGAATAGAGGATATGGCAACACTGCACGAAATCGACCTCGTTGATCTGCACACCGTCGGCAAGCGATTCCAGCAAGAAATTCTTCGTCATGGAATTCGCTTATGA
- a CDS encoding tetratricopeptide repeat protein → MAENHKHRARIFLHRGDLVQAHAAWEAAVADDRMAGDRQALSDSLGNLGNTCALMNDFPRAEQCYREVLQIQRTERNLTAVAHTLVNLGNLLIASDHPEKARPYYLEAMDLLRQLQDHRGLGILFNNLALQEARDGQWDQAVASFKQALDHHRTVGNEEGLAVTYSQLGKCYLDHDDLLRAERCLNNASEHYIKLGNEPAEAAVLRLLAKVYETRRDTASARRCLTRVVALDARYALPEFRADSSHLAGLGPSG, encoded by the coding sequence ATGGCTGAAAACCATAAACATCGCGCTCGCATCTTTCTTCATCGCGGCGATCTGGTCCAGGCTCACGCGGCCTGGGAAGCGGCGGTGGCCGATGACCGAATGGCCGGCGATCGGCAAGCGCTGTCGGATTCTCTTGGGAACCTTGGCAACACCTGCGCCCTCATGAACGATTTTCCACGCGCGGAACAGTGCTATCGGGAGGTGCTCCAGATTCAACGGACCGAGCGCAATCTCACCGCCGTCGCCCATACCTTGGTCAACCTCGGCAACCTGCTTATCGCATCCGACCATCCGGAAAAAGCGCGCCCCTACTATCTTGAAGCGATGGATCTCTTACGCCAATTACAAGACCACCGAGGACTCGGCATTCTCTTCAACAACCTCGCATTGCAAGAGGCCCGTGACGGCCAATGGGATCAAGCCGTGGCCTCATTTAAGCAAGCGCTCGATCATCACCGAACGGTCGGCAACGAAGAAGGGCTCGCCGTCACCTATAGCCAGCTCGGCAAATGCTATCTCGATCACGACGATCTCCTGAGGGCCGAGCGTTGCCTGAACAACGCCTCGGAGCATTACATCAAACTCGGGAACGAACCGGCTGAGGCCGCGGTGCTCCGTCTCCTCGCAAAGGTGTACGAGACCCGCCGGGATACGGCCTCCGCTCGGCGATGCCTCACGCGTGTGGTGGCGCTCGATGCACGCTATGCGTTGCCTGAATTTCGAGCCGACTCCTCCCACCTTGCCGGGCTCGGTCCATCCGGATAA
- a CDS encoding type II toxin-antitoxin system prevent-host-death family antitoxin: MAHLAASKARQGFADTINRAGYGKERVVVRWRGKEIAAVVPIDDLRLLEELEDRIDLTDAWAALAETKKKGARPLDVILKDFGFWVSMAYSILLAPPAERQLKASAQATQKRIITRLKTLQCNPCPQGLTKLAGESNLYPIRDGSYRVIYTIQDKELIVLVVKTGDRKEVYR, translated from the coding sequence ATGGCACATCTTGCCGCGAGTAAGGCACGACAAGGTTTTGCAGATACGATCAATCGCGCGGGGTATGGAAAGGAACGGGTCGTCGTGCGGTGGCGCGGGAAAGAAATTGCCGCCGTGGTACCGATTGACGACTTGCGCCTCTTGGAAGAGTTAGAGGATCGGATCGATCTCACCGATGCCTGGGCAGCACTCGCCGAAACGAAAAAGAAAGGAGCAAGGCCGCTCGACGTGATTCTTAAGGATTTCGGTTTCTGGGTTTCCATGGCCTACTCGATCCTTCTGGCTCCCCCTGCCGAGCGTCAGCTCAAAGCGTCCGCCCAAGCGACTCAAAAGCGAATCATCACGCGCCTAAAAACCCTCCAATGTAATCCGTGTCCCCAGGGCCTTACGAAACTCGCGGGAGAAAGCAATCTTTACCCTATCCGAGACGGCAGCTACCGGGTCATTTACACGATTCAAGATAAAGAACTGATCGTGCTTGTCGTGAAGACCGGCGATCGGAAAGAAGTGTATCGGTGA
- the glgB gene encoding 1,4-alpha-glucan branching protein GlgB codes for MSMDLPIQQDDLDRLIAGTHWAPHTVLGPHPTAIDGRPGFAIRAWLPQINDVAVVSDSIPRPMTRIREEGLYEALLPDNTTLAPSYKLRVTYHNGTVADIHDPYAFPPLLTDFELHLFTEGTLYKAYNSFGAHLRTVEGVCGVHFVVWAPNAARVSIVGDFNGWNGLCHPMASRGPTGLWELFMPDLPDGTLYKFEIRSRACGDLLRKADPYAVASELRPRTASVVRDLSTYAWHDGTWMASRSEWDPLTAPLSIYEVHLGSWMRVPEENNRWLTYEELAAKLIPYARDLGYTHLELMPVTEHPFDGSWGYQATGYFAATSRYGNPTRFMAFVDAAHQAGLGVIMDWAPAHFPDDPHGLAQFDGTHLYDHADPRLGYHPDWHSRIFNYDRVEVRTFLLNSALFWLDKYHIDGLRVDAVASMLYLDYGRQSGEWIPNEFGGKENLGAVSLLKELNVLVHREFPGAVTIAEESTSWPGVSRPTYTGGLGFTFKWNMGWMHDMLTFFQHDPIYRRFHQNQLTFGLLYAFSENFVLALSHDEVVHGKRTLLDKMPGDVWQRFANLRLLYGYMYSHPGKKMLFMGGEFGQWREWNHDSSLDWHLCEDEPHRGLQRLIRDLNRVYREEPALHEADFDWSGFQWIDFSDADNSVIAFLRKAKSTQAAIICLCNFTPVPRHHYRIGVPEAGWYRELINTDGIAYGGSNMGNGGGVHTTETPSHSFPYSLTITLPPLSILLLKR; via the coding sequence ATGTCTATGGATCTGCCCATTCAGCAAGATGATCTTGATCGTCTCATTGCCGGCACTCACTGGGCCCCTCACACGGTCCTAGGCCCACATCCCACGGCGATCGACGGTCGCCCCGGCTTTGCGATCCGAGCCTGGCTTCCTCAGATCAACGACGTGGCGGTCGTATCCGACTCCATCCCCAGACCTATGACTCGCATTCGTGAAGAGGGACTGTATGAGGCGCTGCTTCCAGATAATACAACACTCGCGCCATCCTACAAGCTTCGCGTCACATACCATAACGGCACCGTCGCCGACATTCATGATCCCTATGCCTTTCCTCCGCTGTTGACGGATTTTGAACTACATCTCTTTACAGAAGGAACCCTGTACAAGGCCTATAACAGTTTCGGCGCCCACCTCCGCACTGTTGAGGGCGTCTGTGGAGTTCACTTTGTAGTGTGGGCTCCCAATGCTGCCCGCGTGAGCATCGTCGGCGATTTCAATGGATGGAATGGGCTCTGTCATCCCATGGCGAGTCGAGGACCAACCGGGCTCTGGGAACTTTTCATGCCCGATCTACCGGATGGCACTCTCTATAAATTTGAGATCCGCTCACGAGCATGCGGCGATCTGTTGAGGAAAGCCGATCCCTACGCCGTCGCGAGCGAGCTCCGGCCGCGGACTGCCTCAGTCGTGCGTGACTTGTCCACCTATGCCTGGCATGACGGCACATGGATGGCGTCCCGATCCGAATGGGATCCGCTGACGGCTCCCCTCTCCATCTATGAAGTCCATCTCGGGTCATGGATGCGGGTACCGGAGGAAAACAATCGCTGGCTGACCTATGAAGAACTCGCCGCGAAATTGATCCCCTACGCAAGGGATCTGGGCTACACACACCTGGAACTCATGCCGGTAACGGAACATCCGTTCGATGGGTCATGGGGATATCAAGCCACCGGCTACTTTGCCGCCACCAGCCGATACGGAAATCCCACAAGGTTCATGGCGTTTGTCGATGCCGCGCATCAAGCCGGCCTCGGCGTGATCATGGACTGGGCGCCGGCGCACTTTCCTGACGATCCCCATGGATTGGCCCAATTCGACGGCACACACCTCTATGACCATGCCGATCCGCGCCTCGGCTATCACCCCGATTGGCACAGCCGCATTTTCAATTACGATCGAGTCGAGGTGCGCACCTTTCTCCTGAACAGCGCCCTCTTCTGGTTGGACAAGTACCACATCGACGGATTGCGCGTCGACGCCGTGGCGTCCATGCTCTACCTCGACTACGGCAGACAGTCCGGTGAATGGATTCCCAATGAATTTGGGGGCAAGGAGAATCTTGGAGCCGTCTCGCTCCTGAAAGAACTCAACGTCCTCGTCCATCGAGAATTCCCCGGAGCCGTCACGATCGCGGAAGAATCCACCTCATGGCCCGGTGTCTCTCGGCCGACCTATACGGGAGGGCTTGGCTTTACGTTCAAGTGGAACATGGGGTGGATGCACGATATGCTGACCTTTTTCCAGCACGACCCGATCTACCGCCGGTTCCATCAGAACCAACTGACGTTCGGTCTGCTCTACGCCTTCAGTGAGAATTTTGTCCTCGCCCTCTCCCATGACGAAGTGGTGCACGGCAAACGGACGTTGCTCGACAAAATGCCCGGCGATGTCTGGCAGCGGTTTGCAAACCTCCGGCTGCTCTACGGCTATATGTACAGCCACCCCGGCAAGAAAATGCTGTTCATGGGCGGAGAGTTCGGCCAGTGGCGCGAATGGAACCATGACTCCAGCTTGGATTGGCATCTCTGCGAGGATGAACCGCATCGTGGACTGCAACGTTTGATCCGCGACCTGAACCGAGTCTATCGCGAGGAACCGGCGCTGCACGAAGCCGACTTTGACTGGAGCGGATTTCAGTGGATTGATTTCAGCGACGCCGACAACTCCGTCATCGCGTTCCTTCGAAAGGCGAAAAGCACGCAAGCGGCCATCATCTGCCTGTGCAATTTCACGCCGGTGCCTCGCCACCATTACCGCATCGGTGTCCCCGAAGCCGGTTGGTATCGGGAGCTGATCAACACGGACGGGATCGCGTACGGCGGCAGCAATATGGGTAACGGCGGCGGTGTTCACACGACCGAAACCCCGAGCCATAGCTTCCCGTACTCACTGACGATCACTCTCCCACCCCTGTCCATCCTCTTATTGAAGCGATAG
- a CDS encoding response regulator encodes MATILVIDDEQSIRGLLKEVLVKAGHRVLEAEDGRKGLMLYQKEPIDLVIMDLLMPETDGLEATLQLTREYVDAKVIAITGAQGDHNFLDVAKLFGARRAFEKPFDINRLLDAVKEELAA; translated from the coding sequence ATGGCCACTATCCTAGTCATTGACGACGAACAATCCATCCGAGGACTGCTGAAAGAAGTCCTGGTCAAGGCAGGGCACCGCGTGCTTGAAGCCGAGGATGGACGCAAAGGGCTTATGCTCTATCAGAAGGAGCCGATCGATCTCGTGATCATGGACTTGTTGATGCCGGAAACGGACGGCCTTGAAGCCACGCTTCAACTCACCCGCGAATATGTCGATGCCAAAGTGATCGCGATCACGGGAGCGCAAGGCGACCACAACTTCCTCGATGTTGCGAAACTCTTCGGCGCACGGCGAGCCTTTGAGAAGCCATTCGACATCAACAGGTTGCTTGATGCGGTGAAAGAAGAACTCGCAGCCTAA
- a CDS encoding SagB/ThcOx family dehydrogenase — protein sequence MIDKDSSHASAAEPVSVDPIDRVIHYHIRTKHHFNRYARSLGYLDWANQPDPFRRFEGARLISLPLLRPDEEPLSPAYEAIYEQGTVPSQSVSLSTLSRFFEFALALSAWKKAGESEWALRSNPSSGNLHPTEGYVVLPKIDGLDLAPGLYHYAPKEHGLEWRAEFPADPVGRLLALFPSGAFLLGLTSVHWREAWKYGERAFRYCNHDVGHAIGSARIAAATLGWNMTLLDGVDQDTVAMALGTDRKEDFAEAELEHPDCLAVIWPSENVKPASPAQPASFVKREHPEMPLFLDRAIVKELAGATWHGKANRLSQEHGVHWDIIDEVAEASWKTQADNLTVSVRAGSPPSSDALHARSPRGEAEGLAERATRASRMTNDAGTSAGQIIRQRRSAMSFDGKTSISASSFFRMMQQVMPSAECSQLERPMPWDAWPYDPVIHLLIFVHRVDGLAPGLYCLVRDSRKVSFVQQAMNPELTWSSVPDCPEGLPFYRLLEGDARKIAAQVSCHQDIAGDSAFSFGMLAEFEGSLRERGAWWYPRMFWEAGLLGQVLYLEAEAGGVRATGIGCFFDDPVHEIVGIQSEALQSLYHFTIGGPVEDRRLQTLPPYANVKRIS from the coding sequence ATGATCGATAAAGACTCATCTCATGCTTCAGCAGCTGAACCTGTCTCGGTTGATCCTATCGATCGAGTCATCCACTATCACATTAGGACCAAGCACCATTTCAATCGTTATGCCCGCTCGTTGGGGTATCTTGATTGGGCGAATCAACCTGATCCCTTCCGGCGGTTTGAGGGGGCCCGATTAATCTCCCTTCCCTTGCTTAGGCCTGACGAAGAGCCGCTTTCGCCGGCGTATGAAGCGATTTACGAACAGGGGACTGTGCCCAGTCAGTCTGTCAGCTTGAGCACCTTGTCCCGTTTCTTCGAATTTGCCTTGGCCTTGTCCGCTTGGAAAAAGGCGGGGGAATCGGAATGGGCGCTGCGAAGCAATCCGTCGTCCGGTAATTTACATCCTACGGAAGGCTATGTCGTTCTACCGAAAATCGACGGACTCGACTTGGCGCCGGGATTGTACCATTACGCGCCGAAGGAGCATGGGCTGGAATGGCGCGCTGAGTTCCCTGCGGATCCGGTTGGTCGGTTGTTGGCGCTGTTCCCTTCTGGTGCCTTCCTCCTCGGACTTACCTCCGTTCATTGGCGTGAGGCTTGGAAATACGGCGAGCGGGCGTTTCGATATTGCAATCATGATGTCGGCCATGCGATCGGAAGCGCGCGGATTGCCGCGGCCACGCTCGGTTGGAACATGACCCTGCTGGATGGTGTGGACCAAGACACGGTGGCGATGGCGCTCGGGACTGATCGCAAGGAAGACTTTGCAGAGGCTGAGCTGGAACATCCTGACTGTCTGGCGGTGATCTGGCCATCCGAAAACGTGAAGCCCGCGTCGCCCGCTCAGCCCGCGTCGTTCGTGAAGCGCGAGCATCCGGAGATGCCGTTGTTCCTCGATAGGGCGATTGTGAAGGAGTTGGCCGGTGCGACCTGGCACGGGAAGGCGAATCGATTGAGCCAAGAGCATGGGGTCCACTGGGACATTATCGACGAAGTGGCCGAGGCTTCGTGGAAAACACAGGCTGACAACCTGACGGTTTCGGTTCGCGCCGGTTCACCACCTTCATCCGATGCGCTTCACGCTCGCTCGCCTCGCGGCGAAGCCGAGGGTCTCGCTGAGCGGGCGACGCGGGCTTCACGAATGACGAACGACGCCGGCACATCGGCCGGCCAAATCATTCGCCAGCGCCGCAGCGCCATGTCGTTTGACGGCAAGACGTCGATATCCGCTTCGTCATTCTTTCGGATGATGCAGCAGGTCATGCCGTCGGCTGAATGTTCGCAGTTGGAACGGCCGATGCCGTGGGATGCCTGGCCCTATGATCCGGTCATTCATCTGTTGATATTCGTCCATCGTGTGGATGGGCTCGCGCCCGGGCTGTATTGTCTTGTGCGGGACAGCAGAAAGGTATCGTTCGTTCAACAAGCCATGAATCCCGAACTGACATGGTCCAGCGTACCAGATTGTCCCGAGGGGCTGCCTTTCTATCGGTTGCTCGAAGGCGATGCCAGAAAAATAGCCGCGCAGGTGAGTTGCCACCAGGACATTGCCGGCGACAGTGCGTTCTCGTTCGGGATGTTGGCCGAGTTTGAGGGGAGCTTGCGGGAACGGGGCGCCTGGTGGTATCCACGCATGTTTTGGGAGGCGGGCTTGCTCGGGCAGGTTTTGTATTTGGAAGCGGAAGCGGGAGGAGTGCGGGCGACGGGGATCGGCTGCTTCTTCGATGATCCGGTTCACGAGATCGTCGGCATTCAGAGTGAGGCGCTTCAATCTCTCTACCATTTTACGATCGGTGGGCCGGTGGAGGATCGACGCTTGCAGACCTTGCCGCCGTATGCGAACGTGAAGCGTATCTCGTGA
- a CDS encoding DUF4403 family protein, translating to MFPKSIRNSLVVVSLLLSLTGCFAKQYVIRPPAPTLLPPTQPPLAPAIESAISFPVQMNLAPFLATVNDESVIPKAFDQSGNPIKHSKGLEHKYYIERDDFTTERSDSYQPMSQDQGVALRDWWKGIDLPGTHLPLTAELRSHLGAHAPTPAVKAPADCGAGQERLRKTTLHGGVAIGMTPNYGLSASVADVAVNTVDTCTSRITTTDLPQDLRNRLTDTVRGGLHHAVARLNANTVRPQVEEVWNGLRTPIRLEPNSWLHFNIEKIKHDEFSIARQSLHDTLHIIATPVIVFGSEPPAAATALPQLDIQPASPGFHVVADLPLDYPSLSQSLASRLKGKRVAVKGDFIVITDAAILGRGGNQVVLRIGFGGDAIGHLYFVGKPEMNTLTQSIQIGGLRLDHDSEQLLEKSGPDWLARSSLRELVMSEAVLGVSPASDRMRDLLRTALNRTVSQTLSLQGKVESVQGIGVFADVNALYVRMMSDGSLNLKVDGRP from the coding sequence ATGTTTCCCAAATCCATACGCAACTCTCTCGTCGTCGTGTCCTTATTGCTGTCCTTGACGGGTTGTTTCGCCAAGCAGTATGTCATTCGCCCACCGGCACCGACGCTGCTGCCGCCGACCCAGCCCCCCCTCGCGCCCGCCATAGAGTCCGCCATCAGCTTTCCTGTCCAGATGAACCTCGCGCCGTTTCTGGCTACCGTCAACGATGAGAGCGTCATTCCCAAAGCGTTCGATCAATCAGGCAATCCCATCAAGCACTCGAAAGGCCTTGAACACAAGTATTATATAGAGCGGGATGATTTTACGACCGAACGTTCCGACTCCTACCAGCCCATGAGCCAGGACCAAGGTGTCGCGCTCCGCGATTGGTGGAAGGGAATCGACCTTCCGGGGACTCATCTCCCCCTCACCGCTGAACTTCGTTCTCACCTCGGCGCGCATGCGCCCACTCCCGCCGTCAAGGCACCAGCCGACTGCGGCGCCGGCCAGGAGCGGCTGCGAAAAACGACGTTGCATGGTGGTGTTGCAATCGGCATGACTCCGAACTACGGTCTGTCCGCGTCCGTCGCTGATGTCGCAGTCAACACCGTTGATACGTGTACCTCTCGCATCACCACGACCGACCTTCCCCAAGACCTCAGGAACAGATTGACGGACACCGTACGAGGAGGCCTCCATCACGCGGTTGCGCGTCTTAATGCGAACACGGTTCGCCCTCAAGTGGAAGAAGTATGGAACGGGTTGCGTACCCCCATCCGATTGGAGCCGAACTCGTGGCTCCACTTCAACATCGAAAAGATCAAACACGATGAGTTCTCGATCGCGAGACAGAGTCTTCACGACACTCTGCACATCATTGCCACACCTGTGATCGTCTTCGGTTCCGAGCCACCTGCGGCCGCCACCGCGCTTCCCCAACTCGATATACAACCGGCTTCTCCCGGATTCCACGTCGTCGCTGACTTGCCGCTGGACTATCCCTCGCTGTCCCAATCACTTGCGTCGCGGTTGAAGGGAAAGCGGGTCGCCGTGAAGGGAGACTTCATTGTCATCACTGATGCGGCAATTTTGGGCCGTGGCGGCAATCAAGTGGTTCTGCGGATTGGGTTTGGGGGAGATGCGATCGGCCACCTGTATTTCGTGGGGAAACCTGAAATGAACACGTTGACACAATCCATCCAGATCGGCGGCCTCCGCTTGGACCACGACTCCGAACAGCTCCTGGAGAAAAGCGGCCCCGATTGGCTTGCCCGCTCTTCGCTCAGAGAACTCGTCATGAGCGAGGCCGTGCTCGGCGTCTCTCCGGCAAGCGATCGCATGCGAGACCTGCTTCGAACGGCGCTGAATCGAACTGTCAGTCAGACGCTCTCCCTACAGGGAAAGGTAGAGTCGGTGCAAGGTATCGGGGTGTTCGCCGACGTGAATGCGCTGTACGTTCGAATGATGAGCGACGGATCGCTCAATCTGAAGGTCGACGGCAGGCCGTGA